In Caldalkalibacillus salinus, the following proteins share a genomic window:
- a CDS encoding HAD family hydrolase produces MTDTTNLFEDSQLMIFDLDGTLYEDTDHFAYYAHLLKQEVDEAFRSAYEREYKKMINGEHTLKIGSVYDLVRDHIVEIDSSSSRVTHAWTWDGDPLSEDERQRLYPTPVECDFETMMAIGDGWWLPNACARHFGVNDTDTAYVKTKEYMAAEQFSLTRIPGLREGLLHLKQKRDIVLVTNSDPDDVGRLLDRLDLDDIFEDRVTVAKKPQYTKNHFSQLLKEYDVRPHEAISIGDNYINEIAPAIQLGLKTIFIDAYNSNYPEYKGVKVDSISETIEDMLEL; encoded by the coding sequence ATGACCGACACGACCAATTTATTTGAAGATAGTCAGTTGATGATCTTTGACCTTGATGGCACACTTTATGAGGATACCGACCATTTTGCTTATTATGCTCATTTGTTAAAGCAAGAGGTCGATGAGGCGTTCCGTTCTGCTTATGAACGAGAATATAAAAAAATGATCAACGGTGAGCATACATTGAAGATTGGTAGCGTTTACGACCTGGTACGTGATCACATTGTCGAGATTGATTCAAGCTCTTCACGCGTCACTCACGCATGGACATGGGACGGTGACCCACTGAGTGAAGACGAGCGTCAACGCCTATATCCTACACCTGTTGAGTGCGATTTTGAGACAATGATGGCCATTGGCGATGGCTGGTGGCTTCCTAATGCTTGTGCGAGACATTTCGGTGTGAATGATACAGACACGGCATACGTGAAAACCAAAGAGTACATGGCGGCAGAGCAATTCTCTCTCACACGAATCCCTGGTTTAAGAGAAGGATTACTACACCTGAAGCAAAAGCGCGATATCGTGCTAGTCACGAACAGTGATCCTGATGATGTCGGACGCCTCCTTGATAGACTAGATTTAGATGATATTTTTGAGGATAGAGTGACCGTAGCTAAGAAACCTCAATATACCAAGAATCATTTTTCTCAATTATTAAAAGAATATGATGTCCGTCCACATGAGGCCATCTCGATTGGAGATAATTATATCAATGAGATCGCTCCTGCTATACAATTAGGCCTAAAAACGATTTTTATTGACGCGTACAATTCAAACTATCCGGAGTATAAAGGGGTTAAAGTTGATAGTATTTCTGAAACGATTGAAGATATGTTAGAGTTATAG
- a CDS encoding alpha/beta-type small acid-soluble spore protein, with protein MAQQNRSNNSNQLLVPGVSQALDQMKFEIAQEFGVQLGADTTSRANGSVGGEITKRLVQVAEQQLGGSAQ; from the coding sequence ATGGCACAACAAAACAGAAGCAACAACAGCAACCAATTACTAGTACCAGGAGTATCTCAAGCTCTAGACCAAATGAAGTTTGAGATTGCTCAAGAGTTCGGTGTACAACTAGGAGCCGACACAACTTCTCGTGCTAACGGTTCAGTAGGTGGAGAAATTACAAAACGCTTAGTACAAGTGGCTGAGCAACAACTTGGTGGATCAGCTCAGTAA
- the glp gene encoding gephyrin-like molybdotransferase Glp has protein sequence MVEQRIPIPVEEAITRVKNRTKRNPIESVPLEMADGRVLAEDLIADHPIPSFDRSAFDGFAIRAEDTAQASFENPITLKVVDDIGAGAVSDKTLGEKEAIRIMTGAQIPSGTTAILALELSETFENTGETWVRVNRPVARNSHISRQGEDTDQGEIIARKGRRITAGEMSMLATFGYAQVNVYRQPVVGIYATGTELLPVDAPLTPGKIRNSNSYMLQSQVRALGAIPKYYGILPDDYDLCLQKVRDTLEEVDFLMTTGGASVGDFDYVQDIMRELDAHVLFNKVSMRPGSVTTVSTVGDKWLFGLSGNPAACYVGFELFARPVLKTALGSEELELPRSKAVLAHDLKKPNRFTRFVRAKASYNGSQVTVQSVGLDKSGVASALVEANVLLIVPPNQEGYKAGEELDVMWLDR, from the coding sequence ATGGTAGAACAGAGAATCCCTATTCCTGTGGAGGAAGCCATAACGAGAGTCAAAAACCGAACAAAACGCAACCCTATTGAAAGTGTACCACTCGAGATGGCTGATGGCCGTGTTTTAGCTGAAGATTTAATTGCAGACCATCCCATCCCTTCTTTCGATCGATCAGCTTTTGATGGCTTTGCCATTCGTGCGGAAGATACCGCGCAGGCAAGCTTCGAGAACCCCATCACATTAAAAGTGGTCGATGATATTGGAGCAGGTGCTGTTAGCGACAAAACACTTGGGGAAAAAGAAGCCATTCGTATTATGACAGGCGCACAGATACCGTCTGGGACGACCGCCATTCTAGCCTTAGAACTGAGTGAAACATTTGAAAACACTGGTGAAACCTGGGTCAGGGTTAATCGCCCAGTTGCGCGTAACAGCCACATTTCACGCCAAGGGGAAGATACAGACCAAGGGGAGATTATCGCTAGAAAAGGGCGCCGTATTACGGCTGGTGAGATGTCCATGCTGGCGACCTTCGGTTATGCACAGGTTAACGTATATCGCCAACCCGTTGTGGGCATCTATGCCACGGGGACCGAGTTACTCCCTGTTGATGCGCCACTCACGCCTGGAAAGATACGTAACAGTAATTCCTATATGCTACAAAGCCAGGTGCGCGCCTTAGGGGCTATTCCAAAGTATTACGGTATTCTACCGGATGATTATGACCTGTGTTTACAAAAAGTCAGGGACACCTTAGAAGAAGTGGATTTTCTAATGACAACGGGCGGTGCATCTGTGGGAGATTTTGACTACGTACAAGACATTATGCGGGAGCTAGATGCACATGTCTTATTCAATAAAGTGTCCATGCGACCTGGTAGTGTGACGACCGTATCCACGGTAGGAGATAAGTGGTTGTTTGGACTCTCCGGCAATCCGGCTGCGTGTTATGTTGGTTTTGAACTTTTCGCCCGACCTGTACTTAAGACCGCATTAGGATCGGAGGAATTAGAGTTGCCACGGTCTAAGGCTGTACTCGCTCATGATCTGAAGAAACCCAACCGCTTTACGCGTTTCGTCCGGGCCAAAGCTTCTTACAACGGATCACAGGTTACTGTCCAATCCGTCGGGTTAGATAAGTCGGGTGTAGCCTCAGCGTTAGTCGAAGCGAACGTGTTACTCATCGTGCCCCCTAATCAAGAGGGATATAAGGCTGGAGAAGAGCTAGACGTCATGTGGCTAGACAGATAG
- a CDS encoding NTP transferase domain-containing protein translates to MRESDRVKGTSPKSTQPEWGCILLAGGQSQRMGTSKARLPATEGDTVLEYMIRQVQGLYSPIVVMTNKQDIEYFASTLALNPEISFVLDEEAFQLQGPLAGMYTGMNVLQAQWYLVLACDMVFVDHPFLFHFKQFVSDRNLVSQSTLESKKYSVYIPVSDNKRLQPLVGCYRYCAPTIEALLQNGKRSMKALLSELSVYDIKPNEWQHWTTQSDPFYNMNYPEDYAYWRLTLEEETRW, encoded by the coding sequence GTGAGAGAAAGCGACAGGGTTAAAGGCACCAGCCCAAAGAGCACACAGCCAGAGTGGGGATGTATCCTTCTAGCCGGTGGCCAAAGCCAAAGAATGGGGACATCTAAAGCACGTTTACCCGCAACGGAGGGTGACACCGTGCTTGAGTATATGATTCGTCAAGTACAGGGATTATACTCGCCTATCGTTGTGATGACAAACAAACAAGATATAGAATACTTTGCCTCAACATTAGCATTGAATCCCGAAATTTCCTTCGTCCTTGATGAAGAAGCGTTTCAGCTTCAGGGGCCACTCGCAGGGATGTATACAGGGATGAATGTCCTTCAGGCACAATGGTATCTGGTTCTTGCTTGTGACATGGTCTTTGTGGATCACCCATTTTTGTTCCACTTCAAACAGTTCGTATCCGATAGAAACTTAGTATCCCAAAGCACTTTAGAGTCGAAAAAATACAGCGTTTATATCCCTGTTTCTGACAATAAACGGCTACAACCTTTAGTGGGTTGCTATCGATACTGTGCCCCGACCATAGAAGCTTTGCTACAGAACGGCAAAAGAAGTATGAAGGCGTTACTCTCCGAGCTTAGTGTCTACGATATCAAGCCGAATGAATGGCAGCATTGGACGACGCAAAGTGACCCATTTTATAACATGAATTACCCTGAGGACTACGCATATTGGCGATTGACGTTGGAGGAGGAGACAAGATGGTAG
- a CDS encoding ThiF family adenylyltransferase: MDTSRYSRQHLFPPIGKEGQAKLNQSRVLIVGMGALGTVLANHMVRAGVGHVRFVDRDFVELSNLQRQLLFDEQDVEQKLPKAVAAEQKLRLVNSDIEVQGLIGDVTASTIAEYASDVDLILDGTDNFSTRFVINDYAFKMGIPYVYGGAVSSRGMQATFIPGKTPCLRCLFEESGGATETCDTSGVIAPIVDMVASLQAVEGMKWLLGDQENIRQSLLTMDLWHHHRYELKLTKPKAGCLTCQREQYPSLAHSDEDQITTLCGRETVQMTPQTQQTAKQDLNEWAQHLEKVGRVEKTPFLIRCHVEDVTLVMFTDGRVLIQGTEDISRAKTIYARYIGM, from the coding sequence ATGGATACATCCAGATATTCTCGTCAACATCTTTTTCCTCCGATTGGAAAAGAAGGACAAGCAAAACTAAATCAGAGTCGTGTGTTAATTGTAGGTATGGGGGCTCTAGGTACCGTTTTAGCCAACCATATGGTACGCGCTGGCGTGGGTCATGTGCGCTTCGTTGACCGTGACTTCGTTGAGCTTAGCAATTTACAACGCCAACTCTTATTCGATGAACAAGACGTGGAGCAAAAGCTACCCAAAGCTGTTGCAGCAGAACAAAAACTACGCTTAGTGAACAGTGACATTGAAGTGCAGGGTTTGATTGGAGATGTCACGGCATCGACGATTGCGGAGTACGCGTCTGATGTGGATCTCATCCTAGATGGGACAGATAACTTTAGTACAAGATTCGTTATTAATGATTATGCCTTTAAAATGGGGATTCCTTATGTTTACGGCGGTGCGGTAAGCTCTAGAGGAATGCAAGCCACTTTTATTCCGGGAAAAACGCCTTGCTTGCGCTGTTTATTTGAGGAATCCGGAGGAGCAACAGAGACCTGTGATACGTCAGGTGTCATCGCACCAATTGTGGACATGGTCGCCTCCCTCCAGGCGGTTGAGGGGATGAAATGGCTTTTAGGTGATCAGGAGAACATACGCCAAAGTTTATTAACCATGGATCTTTGGCACCATCACCGTTATGAGTTGAAGCTGACCAAGCCGAAAGCAGGATGTCTCACTTGTCAACGAGAGCAATACCCGTCGTTAGCGCATTCAGATGAGGATCAGATCACAACTTTATGTGGGCGTGAGACGGTTCAAATGACACCTCAAACCCAACAGACAGCAAAGCAAGACCTTAACGAATGGGCGCAACATTTAGAAAAAGTCGGGCGAGTGGAAAAGACGCCATTCTTAATCCGTTGCCATGTGGAAGACGTCACACTTGTCATGTTTACCGACGGTCGCGTTCTCATCCAAGGCACTGAAGATATCAGTCGGGCCAAAACAATCTATGCTCGATATATAGGGATGTAA
- a CDS encoding spore germination protein has product MATKRPVSKSFEENIAYLQKALRVDDSFDVIHHKLVYADRKFGLFFVDGFTKDDVMLQIMRDLGRLEPRDLRHDPIDVLMQKKIPYIEVETTQDIENVIKQVLSGQAAFIIEDTDTAILLDVRTYPVRSPDEPDTERVVRGPRDGFVETLVFNTALIRRRIRDRSLVMDYLQVGRRSKTDIVVSYVDSIVDKELVKRIKKGLQNIEPDGLSMGEKTIEEYIFGRHLNPYPVVRYTERPDTASTHLLEGHVLIVVDGTPGVMICPTTFWQHLEHAEEYRQKPLVGAFLRWVRFAAVLASLFLLPLWYIYATNTELLVERWQFIGPEKVGHVSLIWQFLIAEVGLEVLRMAAIHTPNALATALGLVAAILIGEVAIEVGLFSYEVILYVAIAATSTFATPSYELSLANRLFRIFFLLAGAFFGIWGLVVSILFWLITLTSTKTLNAPYLWPFIPFNGKAMLQVLFRSPVPLKRERPDILNVSDKDK; this is encoded by the coding sequence ATGGCAACGAAACGCCCGGTGTCTAAGAGCTTCGAAGAAAATATAGCGTACTTACAGAAAGCCTTGCGTGTAGACGATAGCTTTGATGTGATTCATCATAAGCTCGTTTATGCCGACCGTAAGTTTGGTTTATTCTTCGTTGATGGTTTTACCAAAGATGATGTGATGTTACAGATCATGCGTGATCTTGGTCGTCTAGAACCTAGGGATTTAAGACATGACCCTATAGACGTTTTGATGCAAAAGAAAATTCCTTACATAGAAGTGGAAACAACACAAGACATAGAGAATGTTATTAAGCAGGTGTTATCAGGGCAAGCCGCTTTTATCATTGAAGATACAGATACGGCTATTTTATTAGATGTCAGAACTTATCCTGTACGCTCCCCAGATGAGCCAGATACTGAGCGGGTTGTTCGTGGACCTAGAGACGGTTTTGTTGAAACGTTAGTCTTTAATACAGCACTTATACGTAGAAGAATACGTGATCGCTCCTTAGTTATGGATTATTTGCAAGTGGGGAGACGGTCCAAGACCGATATTGTCGTTTCGTATGTTGATAGCATTGTAGACAAGGAATTAGTCAAAAGAATAAAAAAAGGTCTACAGAACATAGAACCTGATGGCTTATCGATGGGGGAGAAGACGATCGAAGAGTATATATTTGGTCGGCATCTTAACCCCTACCCAGTTGTAAGGTATACTGAGAGGCCAGATACGGCTAGTACACATCTTCTTGAAGGACACGTACTGATCGTGGTTGATGGTACACCCGGTGTGATGATATGCCCTACGACGTTCTGGCAGCATTTAGAGCATGCTGAAGAGTATCGGCAGAAACCACTCGTCGGTGCATTCCTAAGATGGGTTCGATTCGCAGCGGTACTGGCATCTTTATTTCTTCTTCCATTATGGTACATATATGCCACGAATACTGAACTCCTAGTTGAACGATGGCAGTTCATCGGACCAGAAAAAGTCGGACACGTATCACTTATCTGGCAGTTTCTCATAGCTGAGGTGGGGCTTGAAGTATTACGGATGGCTGCCATACACACGCCTAATGCATTGGCCACAGCGTTGGGGCTAGTGGCAGCAATACTGATCGGTGAAGTCGCCATTGAAGTGGGATTATTCTCTTATGAAGTCATACTGTATGTAGCGATAGCGGCTACGAGTACTTTTGCCACACCGAGTTATGAGCTCAGTTTAGCGAATCGGTTATTCAGGATATTCTTTTTACTGGCAGGTGCATTTTTCGGAATATGGGGCCTTGTGGTTTCAATCCTATTTTGGTTGATCACCCTGACCTCAACAAAAACGCTCAATGCACCGTATCTTTGGCCGTTCATCCCTTTTAATGGAAAAGCAATGTTACAAGTACTATTCAGATCTCCAGTCCCACTTAAGAGGGAGAGGCCTGATATACTCAATGTGAGTGATAAGGATAAGTAA
- a CDS encoding HPP family protein, with translation MNATVYMVPLSKLDFVKEGDSVQHTLELMQKGSYKTLPVVSEQNHFVGVIHEVKLYEAFFYNEVEKDEFLKAEIRPLVSYKIQSIEKHTDFIEVILKMEKMDIHFLPVLDQDHRFLGIVTRNKIFEAFESAFGYNQDGYLIEVVAIDVKGQLARLAKAISDTGSNIVSIVQFDLSVANLERIIVKVQADNVDEVLTNIANEGFRVTNHKFIPRLKKAE, from the coding sequence ATGAATGCCACGGTGTATATGGTGCCACTGAGTAAGCTTGATTTCGTCAAAGAAGGCGATTCAGTGCAACATACCTTAGAACTCATGCAAAAAGGTTCCTATAAGACATTACCCGTTGTCAGTGAACAGAATCATTTTGTAGGTGTGATTCACGAAGTAAAGCTGTATGAGGCGTTTTTCTATAACGAAGTCGAAAAGGACGAATTCCTTAAAGCTGAAATTCGCCCCCTCGTGAGCTATAAGATACAATCTATAGAGAAACACACAGATTTTATTGAAGTGATTCTAAAAATGGAGAAGATGGATATTCATTTTTTACCTGTCCTAGATCAAGATCACCGTTTTCTAGGCATCGTAACAAGAAATAAAATATTTGAAGCGTTTGAGTCTGCTTTTGGTTATAACCAAGATGGCTATCTGATTGAGGTCGTAGCCATTGACGTGAAAGGACAACTGGCCAGGTTAGCTAAAGCCATATCGGATACAGGCTCTAACATCGTTAGTATCGTTCAATTTGATTTGTCTGTCGCTAATTTAGAACGTATTATTGTCAAAGTACAAGCGGACAATGTTGATGAAGTTTTGACCAACATAGCCAACGAAGGATTTAGAGTCACAAATCATAAATTTATTCCACGCTTAAAAAAAGCTGAATGA
- the mobB gene encoding molybdopterin-guanine dinucleotide biosynthesis protein B yields the protein MKDQRVARQNRRMNQKNRANRQMGTDNPTSQLPHVLQIVGYKNSGKTSLVTSLVRHWKALGDDKISTIKHDVHGFEVDQPFTDTWHHQKAGADMTMIQSPERLGLFATSSERTLEELVAVTQYLQQPSIILVEGFKQASYPKVVLVRSDEDIHKLSTLQHIIAIAFHTEKDRAQFEQQRDHSTQFRRLRQTPTFLYQQRESGANTMIEWIDLYRKSNFRREGVKGELHDTSELQCDHCTVKD from the coding sequence ATGAAAGACCAACGTGTAGCGCGGCAAAATCGTAGAATGAATCAAAAAAACCGAGCAAACCGGCAGATGGGGACAGATAATCCCACTTCTCAGCTACCTCACGTTCTCCAAATTGTAGGCTATAAAAATAGCGGCAAAACATCATTGGTGACATCCTTAGTCCGACATTGGAAAGCACTCGGTGACGATAAGATTAGCACGATCAAACATGACGTTCACGGCTTTGAAGTGGACCAACCTTTTACTGATACGTGGCACCATCAAAAAGCGGGAGCTGATATGACGATGATCCAATCTCCTGAGAGGCTGGGTCTTTTTGCCACCTCATCAGAGAGGACCTTAGAAGAGTTGGTTGCCGTCACACAATACTTGCAACAACCATCGATCATACTCGTTGAAGGGTTTAAGCAGGCCTCATATCCTAAGGTGGTCCTCGTTCGTTCTGATGAAGACATACATAAATTAAGCACACTACAGCATATTATAGCCATCGCTTTTCATACAGAAAAAGATCGCGCACAGTTTGAGCAACAACGGGATCATAGCACACAATTCAGACGTCTGAGACAAACGCCCACATTCTTATATCAGCAGCGTGAGAGCGGTGCTAATACGATGATTGAGTGGATCGACCTATATAGGAAGAGTAACTTTAGAAGAGAAGGAGTAAAGGGGGAGCTTCATGACACAAGCGAACTACAATGTGACCACTGCACCGTTAAAGATTGA
- the moaD gene encoding molybdopterin converting factor subunit 1 produces the protein MIKVLFFAGLAEKTGQRVVELDYCDLTVRDLKSKVIQQYPSIKQDLDGVMVAVNEEFVNADYKISSADEVAFIPPVSGG, from the coding sequence ATGATTAAAGTATTATTTTTTGCCGGATTAGCAGAAAAAACAGGTCAACGAGTGGTTGAGCTTGACTACTGTGACTTGACCGTGCGAGACTTAAAGAGTAAAGTCATACAACAGTACCCATCAATCAAGCAAGATTTGGATGGTGTCATGGTGGCCGTTAACGAGGAGTTTGTAAATGCTGATTACAAAATATCATCCGCAGATGAAGTGGCCTTCATTCCTCCTGTGAGCGGCGGTTAA
- a CDS encoding molybdenum cofactor biosynthesis protein MoaE — MTQANYNVTTAPLKIETVTSRVVHPHAGAINTFIGTVRELTKGKRTLYLEYEAYVPMAEKKLQQIGKEIQEQWPEARVAIDHRIGTLDITDIAVVIAVSTPHRADAYDASRYAIERIKEIVPIWKKEYWEDGEKWIGDQKEHVYYPTGRPEGLRDD, encoded by the coding sequence ATGACACAAGCGAACTACAATGTGACCACTGCACCGTTAAAGATTGAAACAGTCACTTCACGCGTGGTCCATCCTCATGCCGGCGCCATTAATACGTTTATAGGAACAGTGAGAGAATTAACCAAAGGAAAGCGTACATTGTATTTAGAGTATGAAGCTTACGTGCCCATGGCAGAGAAGAAACTACAGCAAATAGGAAAAGAAATACAAGAACAGTGGCCTGAAGCAAGAGTGGCCATTGACCACCGTATCGGTACACTTGACATCACGGATATTGCCGTCGTGATTGCTGTGTCCACTCCTCACCGCGCAGATGCTTATGACGCTTCTCGGTATGCCATTGAAAGGATTAAAGAAATCGTCCCCATATGGAAGAAAGAGTATTGGGAAGACGGAGAAAAGTGGATCGGTGACCAAAAAGAACACGTGTACTATCCAACAGGGAGACCGGAGGGACTACGCGATGATTAA
- the moaA gene encoding GTP 3',8-cyclase MoaA, protein MEHQKPKDQLNRPLRDLRLSVTDKCNFRCQYCMPAEIFGPDYPFLPQNQLLSFEELTRLSKVFVSLGVEKIRITGGEPLMRRELPNLIHMINQIPGVKDIAMTTNGSLLTKYAHGLAQAGLNRVTISLDSLDEDRFADMNGRGYAVQTVLDGIEAAEQAGLGIKINMVVQKGKNDQDILPMAKYFKDKGHTLRFIEYMDVGNTNGWKLDHVYPSRDIVQIIDQQYPLEAVEPHYYGEVANRYRYKGTNTEIGFISSVTEAFCSTCTRARVSAEGKMYTCLFASSGYDLRSRLRSQDSDQMIATYIRDIWGQRHDQYSVDRVKQTRTNKKTKKVEMSHIGG, encoded by the coding sequence ATGGAGCACCAAAAACCAAAAGATCAATTGAACCGTCCACTCCGTGATTTGAGATTATCTGTGACCGACAAGTGTAACTTTAGGTGCCAATACTGTATGCCGGCTGAAATATTCGGACCAGATTACCCATTCTTACCTCAGAACCAGTTATTAAGTTTTGAAGAGCTAACCCGTTTAAGTAAGGTTTTCGTATCACTTGGGGTTGAAAAAATAAGAATAACAGGTGGAGAACCGCTCATGAGGCGTGAACTACCCAACCTGATCCATATGATCAATCAAATACCTGGCGTAAAAGATATAGCCATGACAACAAACGGTTCTTTACTAACGAAGTATGCCCATGGCCTTGCACAAGCGGGTCTTAACCGCGTAACAATATCACTGGATAGTCTAGATGAAGACCGTTTTGCTGACATGAATGGGCGAGGTTATGCTGTGCAGACAGTGCTTGACGGTATTGAGGCTGCAGAACAAGCGGGTTTAGGTATCAAGATTAATATGGTGGTACAAAAAGGAAAAAATGACCAAGATATCCTTCCGATGGCTAAATACTTCAAAGACAAAGGCCATACTTTACGTTTCATTGAGTATATGGATGTGGGTAATACAAACGGCTGGAAGCTTGATCATGTCTACCCTAGCCGTGATATCGTACAGATCATTGATCAACAGTACCCACTTGAGGCAGTAGAACCTCATTATTATGGAGAAGTAGCGAATCGATATCGTTACAAAGGGACCAACACAGAAATTGGGTTTATTTCTTCTGTAACAGAAGCCTTCTGTTCTACTTGTACGCGAGCTCGCGTGTCGGCGGAAGGGAAAATGTACACGTGTTTATTCGCATCCTCCGGTTATGATTTAAGATCACGCCTTAGAAGCCAAGATTCAGATCAAATGATCGCTACTTATATCAGAGACATTTGGGGGCAGCGTCACGATCAGTACTCTGTTGATAGAGTCAAACAAACACGAACCAACAAGAAAACGAAAAAAGTGGAAATGTCGCATATCGGAGGATAG
- a CDS encoding 5-formyltetrahydrofolate cyclo-ligase, whose amino-acid sequence MTYIDKKTWRKKMLQKREAMSHSQWQEKCADIHHRLFTHPVWINSQHVALYYAVNKEVNTQDIMKRGWAEGKHIYLPKCEPDKKQLLFSKVESEADLTGLFYGIPEPDPNIAQPLDVHQLDLIIVPGLVFDQQGFRIGYGGGYYDRFLSGLIQEDDMSREMKSVSLAMSFQVVPTALPHDSYDIPVDMILTENRTLTCV is encoded by the coding sequence ATGACATACATAGATAAAAAAACGTGGCGCAAGAAGATGCTACAAAAACGAGAGGCGATGTCACATAGCCAATGGCAGGAAAAGTGTGCGGATATTCATCATCGTTTATTTACTCACCCAGTTTGGATCAATAGCCAACACGTAGCCCTGTATTATGCCGTTAATAAAGAAGTTAATACACAGGATATTATGAAAAGGGGTTGGGCAGAGGGGAAGCACATATACTTACCCAAGTGCGAGCCTGATAAAAAGCAGCTTTTATTCTCCAAGGTCGAGTCTGAAGCTGATTTGACTGGCTTATTTTACGGTATACCAGAACCCGATCCTAATATTGCTCAACCGTTAGACGTTCATCAATTGGATCTCATCATTGTGCCTGGCTTGGTATTCGATCAACAAGGTTTTCGGATTGGTTACGGTGGGGGTTACTATGATCGTTTTCTAAGTGGCCTGATTCAAGAAGATGACATGTCCCGGGAAATGAAATCAGTGTCCCTTGCCATGTCATTTCAAGTCGTGCCAACTGCTTTGCCGCATGATTCCTATGATATACCTGTAGATATGATACTAACGGAAAACAGAACACTGACCTGTGTTTGA